The window AACGGGCTTAGATGAAATCCCTCAACTTGAGGATGTTATTAATGGTGAAGTCTCTCTTATCGGTTTGCGTCCTTTTACTCTTGAAGAAATCAAAGGTTTACGCGTTGTTCTTGAAAATTTAGACCAAAGAGAGGAGCTTAAAGAATATCTAGAAAATTATTCAGAAATAATGGCTTATATTCTCCCTCTTCCTAGTATGGCTGGTCCTTATGCGGCTACTCTTAAGAAAAAATTAACTCTTATCGAAAGACTTGTTCTTGACCAACTTTATTGTCTTTGCGCCACTAAAGAAGGTGATAATCGAATCTTGGCCCGCTCAATAATCACCACTCTCAAAAGAACTGGGGCAAAATAAGAAAAATTTTCTCTAAACCTGTTATAATTATTCTGGTTATGGAAAAACATTTAAAAATAGCTTCATTAATAACCGGTGTTTCTTTTGCTCTTCTAATTCTTTCTATTCTTCTTCATAACTTTCTCTCCGGTCTCTTGGGAATCGAGGAACCAATCTTCTTCTCTTTTTTTCTGGTCCTAGCTCTTATTTTACCTTTTGCCCTTCTTTATTTGGCAATTGTCTCCGTCATTTTTTTAATTAAAAGGGGATTTGGATTAAAAAAGAAGTCACTCTTCAAAAAATAAAGGCTCCAATTATTTAAAAGTCAAAGCCACCCAATTACCCAAATAATGAGCAAGAATAATAACAATCAAGGCCACTAATAAATGTTCACCAACTACCCGCCAACGATTAGTTTTTTCTAACTCAGCCATTTTCAAACTAAAAATCGCTAACAAGACAGTCCCCCAGATAGCACTCACCAAAACCGCTAAAGGCAAATCAAAAATTAAAACGGGAATGATAAAGGTTGAAGCAAAAAAAAGTTTGGTAAAAAAGGTCGCCAAAGTCGCTAGCCAGATTTCTTTTGAAGAATGTTTGTTTTCTGATTCTTCAGAAACATGAATGCCCAAAGCATCGGAAAAAGCATCAGCAACAGCAATTGTTAAGATACCACCGATAACCGCCAATTGAGAATGAGTCCCGGACTGCAAACCAACCATCAAACCTAGGGTAGTAATAATGCCTGAGGTCAAACCAAAACTAAAACCGGTTTTGATTGAATCTTTCATTAAGCTATCTGTTCATAAGAGTAATCGAGAGTTGCAAAAAAGTAGCAATGCTCACCCAAATCAGATAAGGAATTTGAAGAAAAGCTAAGATTTTTGAGTGAGGAAAAATCGCCACCATCCCCCAAACAATTGTTAGCCAAACAACCAAGATATCAAAACTAGCTAAAGGCAAGTTTTTCAAGCCAAATAAAATAGGTGTAAAAGCAAAATTAGCTATCAGATTAATAATAAAAGGTAAGGCGACAATCAAAACGATTTCTTTCTTAATCAGCCGATAAAAGATAACAGTAAAGGTAATCAGAATAAGAGGATAAAGGATTGTCCAAATAGTGCTAATTGTTCCGGAAGTCGGTGTCCAACTAGGCTTTACCAAAGCTTGATACCAATCTTGCCAATTCCAACTGGTTAACATAAATTCAGTATATCATTTCATAGGGAGAAGAAGAAGGTGGCAAGCGGATTCTTATGATGCTGAAGGCACGCTGAGCACCATCAACACTATCGTTCCGATGATGATCGGCAGGATCACTGAAAGGTCAACGAGAACCTCTTTCCACAGCTCCTCATAGGGACGAGCTAACTCTGGGTATATTTCTCCCTCCTTTCCAGTTCACTACCTTCTTCTCAAACTACTAGAGCCGAATCCAAAAACCCGAAACGCTATGTTTCGAGCAGGATTAAACTAATTATAATACCTTTCCTCAAATTTTTTAATTAATTTCCTATCTTTTCCTGCTCTCTTACTCTTCAAATTTTTTAATAGCTTCTTTTTGTTCCTCAGTTAATCTTTTTGGGATTT of the Patescibacteria group bacterium genome contains:
- a CDS encoding VIT1/CCC1 transporter family protein: MKDSIKTGFSFGLTSGIITTLGLMVGLQSGTHSQLAVIGGILTIAVADAFSDALGIHVSEESENKHSSKEIWLATLATFFTKLFFASTFIIPVLIFDLPLAVLVSAIWGTVLLAIFSLKMAELEKTNRWRVVGEHLLVALIVIILAHYLGNWVALTFK
- a CDS encoding TspO/MBR family protein, translated to MLTSWNWQDWYQALVKPSWTPTSGTISTIWTILYPLILITFTVIFYRLIKKEIVLIVALPFIINLIANFAFTPILFGLKNLPLASFDILVVWLTIVWGMVAIFPHSKILAFLQIPYLIWVSIATFLQLSITLMNR